A window of the Sabethes cyaneus chromosome 1, idSabCyanKW18_F2, whole genome shotgun sequence genome harbors these coding sequences:
- the LOC128735749 gene encoding uncharacterized protein LOC128735749: MSSRSKSNGGSNKTGRPNPVEGGVVSESGKNNNGSDDVVAVEEMEKTIDGQTCKSCAKPDTDEMVQCDHCDGWHHYSCVGVTDDVANQSWSCTNCKTAKWIQRTTPTSKKQPTLKDAKTELKSRRTLSVQEGRTSARSSCGKSIHSEPPSVPVIQSNLRNDKRKEKLFVPSVEGVPIIELEKPLSEVSCSSSQRSARNRAKLQLLRLQEEREFEEKQAERRRQEQQEEAERRRITEQQEAEKHREFLDRKYNILETLASEKGSSRSSRSSVSRSRVEQWVETTNRSPVETVQRSTGPAALPPHALQVEAYQARIQEGQFPQQQKLQQELLRQQQQKQLQREEEFLRLQQKQRQLQLQQENILREQQQQLQQDRDRINILWDQQLQRKSCLPQQQHAEHVQTGNVVSSQPASAPLTNLPNSHQNPVRGQSEHFSPDNLPQSTQVLSASNGLNRSISRMVNPNRSTHCALRTARTQRTSINSAIIEEGDDQFQLSRSQVAARQAVSRDLPTFSGSPEEWPIFLSMFNSTTTMCGFTEEENLVRLQRSLKGKAYEAVKCRLMHPGNVGGIMDTLRMLYGQPEVIIHSLIGKISSLPAIREERLETLVDFAVSVQNFCATVESCGLDEYMYNVTLLHQLVSKLPPSIKLSWATHRKTQLTVNLATFSEWLYNLAEAASSVTFPTISLEVKPDRNDVHRTKKRDSYLNAHSELIAPQDVEPHPFSKMAIDSQSTPTKETCPVCKGNCKSVDKCKRFHEFSRDARWAVVREFGLCRTCLRQHKGSCKAKPCGRDGCTYRHHELLHNEQREINHAPSDNQQSAQPNASEFGHGCNIHRTTSNPVLFRYLPVVLSTPEKEVHTYAFLDEGSALTLLDQELADELELTGIPSSLCLRWTGGAQRHEKDSHIVKLHIAGSHRKDKKFHLEDVRTVNQLMLPPQTLDLDELVRSHPYLKKLPLESYHDARPRILIGMKHAQLGLTLKSREGKLGQPIAMKTRLGWTVCGGLGIGQTPNMFHYVFHVNSCNEETDEDLHQAMKDYFSLDSIGVVKPAKVLLSSEEERAQSLLQSRTHFNGERYETVLLWRYDDIRLPDNREMALRRHQLLEKRLEKDKQLAEVLQQKIADYVAKGYIRKLSSGEVKQECKWFLPVFPVTNPNKPGKVRIVWDAAAKAHGKSLNSALLKGPDLLSSLFAILLRFRLHPVAVTGDIREMFHQVLISEKDQRYQCFFWTDKDGNFVVYAMKVMTFGACCSPSSALYVKNINAKRFKDEYPEAYEAITKSHYVDDMLISVASEEDAIQTAKDVKYVHAQGGFVMQNWISNSRRVTSALQEVSTKERSLDLSSELSTEKVLGMWWNTTTDAFTYKVGWNRYGEALLKGKRRPTKREVLRVLMSIFDPLGLLAHFLAYLKFLLQDIWRSGISWDEEIDDDTFANWITWLKVLPDVENVQISRCYSTRYSFAEADEIQLHTFVDAGRNGMAAVCFIRFVKKGSIHCSLVTSKTRVAPLKLTSIPRLELQAAVIGTRLARTIIETLAMKVTKRFYWTDSRDVLCWLNSDHRRYTQFVGFKVTEILESTEAYEWHYVPSKLNVADDGTKRDKLPDLSSQSRWFNGPDFLWATEDKWPQPVTRNESTEAELVASLLVHCAFPDPVISVTDYSSWQRLRNVVARVLRFTANCRSKKQKELFATRLAGPLGERELCAAEVYLIRLAQQEGYPEEVSILQNLPQNSNTQITGLPKSSSLYKLTPWLDGHGILRMRTRIAACQYTTEDAKTPIILPRKHHITTLIISHYHNKYHHQNHETVINELRQKYQISRIRACFKQVRKDCQRCKIKNAVPNPPFMADLPPGRLAAYQRPFTHTGIDYFGPIEVVVGRRAEKRWGMLATCLTVRAIHIEVVHSLTTSSCIMAIRNFVARRGQPRKFYSDRGTNFIGADRVLKKLAEVIDQDKIMEEFVSSDTEWVFNPPLAPHMGGSWERLIRTVKSNLMAICIPRKSSDEVFRNTLTEIENVVNSRPLTHVPIDPDSAPALTPNHFLLGSSNGTKPLITSIDSRLCLNQNWCTSQILANLFWKRWVSDYLPEITRRTKWFQPVKPLTTGDIVVIVDHKLPRNCWPKGKVICATPGQDNQVRVATVRTMTGVYQRPVTQLAILDVQRVET, translated from the coding sequence ATGTCAAGTCGTTCGAAGTCAAACGGTGGAAGTAATAAGACCGGTCGACCAAATCCGGTAGAAGGTGGTGTGGTTAGTGAAAGTGGAAAGAATAATAATGGTAGCGATGATGTGGTAGCGGTGGAAGAGATGGAGAAGACTATCGATGGTCAAACGTGCAAAAGCTGTGCAAAACCTGATACCGATGAAATGGTGCAGTGTGACCATTGCGACGGATGGCATCACTATAGTTGTGTTGGGGTAACGGATGATGTTGCGAACCAGAGCTGGAGCTGTACCAACTGCAAGACCGCTAAATGGATCCAGCGAACTACGCCAACGTCAAAGAAACAACCAACATTGAAGGATGCCAAAACGGAGCTTAAGTCCAGACGTACTTTATCTGTTCAGGAAGGTAGAACTTCCGCGCGTTCATCCTGTGGTAAATCCATTCATTCTGAGCCACCGTCAGTACCAGTTATTCAATCGAATCTACGGAATGATAAGCGGAAGGAGAAACTTTTCGTACCATCTGTAGAAGGAGTGCCAATAATCGAATTGGAGAAGCCGTTGTCGGAAGTTTCCTGTTCTTCATCGCAAAGGTCTGCTCGAAATCGTGCCAAGTTGCAGCTACTGAGACTTCAGGAAGAAAGGGAGTTCGAGGAAAAGCAAGCAGAGCGACGTAGACAGGAGCAGCAAGAAGAGGCAGAACGCCGACGAATAACGGAACAACAGGAGGCGGAAAAACATAGGGAGTTCCTAGACAGGAAGTACAACATTCTGGAAACCTTAGCTAGCGAAAAAGGATCAAGTCGGAGTTCTCGCTCCAGTGTGTCCCGAAGCAGAGTGGAGCAATGGGTTGAAACAACGAATCGCTCGCCGGTGGAGACCGTTCAGCGTTCTACGGGCCCTGCTGCTCTACCACCACACGCTCTGCAGGTGGAAGCTTATCAAGCAAGGATACAAGAGGGGCAATTCCCGCAACAACAAAAGCTACAGCAAGAACTGCTTCGgcagcaacaacaaaaacaactgcAGAGGGAAGAAGAATTCCTGCGATTGCAACAGAAACAACGTCAACTTCAGTTGCAACAGGAAAATATCCTacgcgagcagcagcagcagttgcaACAAGACAGAGACCGTATTAATATCTTGTGGGATCAGCAGCTGCAACGAAAAAGTTGCCTACCGCAACAGCAACATGCGGAACATGTTCAGACAGGGAATGTGGTGTCTTCCCAACCAGCCTCTGCGCCACTTACCAATCTACCAAATTCTCACCAGAACCCAGTGCGTGGGCAGTCAGAACACTTCAGTCCAGATAACTTGCCCCAATCAACACAGGTTCTGTCAGCATCAAATGGCTTGAACAGGTCGATTAGTAGAATGGTGAATCCGAACAGATCTACTCATTGCGCGTTGCGTACTGCACGCACACAGAGGACGTCGATAAACAGCGCAATCATCGAAGAAGGTGACGACCAATTCCAACTCTCACGTTCCCAGGTAGCAGCACGGCAAGCGGTTTCGAGGGACTTGCCTACGTTTTCCGGCAGTCCCGAAGAATGGCCAATCTTCTTGTCCATGTTCAATAGCACGACAACTATGTGCGGGTTTACGGAAGAGGAGAACCTGGTGCGGCTGCAAAGGAGCTTAAAGGGAAAAGCCTATGAGGCTGTTAAGTGCAGACTTATGCATCCAGGCAACGTAGGAGGAATTATGGACACACTGAGGATGTTGTATGGACAACCGGAGGTCATCATACACTCCCTGATTGGGAAGATAAGCTCGTTACCGGCAATTCGAGAAGAGCGATTAGAAACATTAGTGGATTTCGCAGTGAGTGTGCAAAACTTTTGCGCTACAGTCGAATCGTGCGGTTTAGATGAGTATATGTACAACGTCACGTTGTTACATCAACTTGTCAGCAAATTGCCACCGTCTATTAAGCTTAGCTGGGCTACACATCGAAAAACACAGCTCACGGTCAACCTGGCGACCTTTAGTGAATGGTTATACAATTTGGCTGAAGCAGCCAGCTCGGTTACGTTTCCTACTATCTCGTTGGAAGTAAAACCTGATCGTAACGATGTTCATCGGACAAAAAAGAGAGATAGCTACCTAAACGCACACTCTGAGTTGATAGCTCCACAAGACGTAGAACCGCATCCGTTTTCGAAAATGGCAATAGATTCCCAGTCAACACCAACGAAGGAGACGTGCCCAGTGTGCAAAGGGAACTGCAAATCTGTGGACAAGTGCAAACGATTCCACGAGTTCTCCAGGGATGCCAGATGGGCAGTAGTCAGGGAGTTCGGACTCTGCCGCACATGCCTTCGTCAACATAAAGGAAGTTGCAAGGCCAAACCATGTGGTAGAGACGGATGTACATATAGACATCACGAACTGCTACACAACGAGCAAAGGGAAATAAACCATGCTCCGAGTGACAACCAACAGTCAGCTCAACCGAACGCCAGTGAATTTGGACATGGCTGCAATATACACCGGACAACATCAAACCCTGTGCTGTTTCGCTATCTTCCAGTAGTGCTTTCTACACCTGAAAAGGAAGTACACACTTATGCATTCCTTGATGAAGGATCCGCATTGACGCTGCTCGATCAAGAATTGGCTGACGAATTAGAGTTGACTGGAATCCCGAGCTCACTATGCCTGCGATGGACTGGCGGCGCACAACGCCATGAGAAGGACTCCCACATTGTCAAGCTTCATATTGCAGGAAGCCATCGCAAAGACAAGAAGTTTCATTTAGAAGATGTGCGAACTGTCAACCAGCTAATGCTGCCGCCGCAAACTTTAGACCTCGACGAGTTAGTGCGCTCACATCCCTATCTTAAAAAGCTACCCCTAGAATCATATCACGACGCTCGTCCACGAATCCTGATTGGGATGAAGCACGCTCAATTGGGATTGACGCTAAAGAGCCGTGAAGGAAAACTGGGACAACCGATTGCAATGAAAACACGACTGGGATGGACTGTTTGTGGAGGACTGGGTATCGGACAAACAccaaacatgtttcattacgtATTTCATGTCAACTCTTGTAACGAAGAAACTGACGAAGATTTGCATCAAGCCATGAAGGATTACTTTTCCCTTGATAGTATCGGAGTTGTAAAACCAGCTAAAGTGCTCTTATCGTCCGAAGAGGAACGAGCTCAGTCACTTTTACAGTCTCGCACGCATTTTAATGGTGAGCGTTATGAAACAGTTTTGCTTTGGCGCTATGACGACATCCGTTTACCCGATAATAGAGAAATGGCACTCCGCCGTCATCAGTTGTTAGAGAAGCGTCTGGAGAAAGATAAGCAGCTAGCGGAAGTATTGCAGCAGAAGATCGCAGACTACGTTGCAAAAGGCTATATTCGTAAGCTTTCCAGCGGCGAAGTGAAACAAGAATGCAAATGGTTTCTTCCTGTGTTCCCAGTCACAAATCCGAATAAGCCCGGAAAAGTGAGAATAGTGTGGGACGCTGCCGCTAAGGCTCACGGAAAATCACTGAATTCCGCTCTGTTGAAGGGACCAGATCTACTCTCTTCCCTTTTCGCTATTTTGCTTCGGTTCCGTCTACATCCTGTGGCAGTTACTGGAGACATCCGTGAAATGTTTCACCAGGTATTAATCAGTGAAAAGGATCAACGATATCAGTGCTTCTTTTGGACGGATAAGGACGGAAACTTCGTGGTATACGCAATGAAAGTCATGACCTTTGGAGCATGCTGTTCTCCTAGTAGCGCTCTATACGTTAAGAATATAAATGCGAAACGGTTTAAGGATGAGTACCCAGAAGCATACGAAGCCATCACAAAGTCGCATTATGTGGATGATATGCTAATCAGCGTCGCCTCCGAAGAAGATGCTATACAAACTGCGAAGGATGTTAAATACGTGCATGCACAAGGGGGATTCGTGATGCAGAACTGGATCAGTAATTCCAGACGTGTGACATCAGCACTGCAAGAAGTAAGCACGAAGGAGAGGAGTCTCGACCTGTCGTCAGAGCTGTCCACTGAGAAAGTCCTTGGCATGTGGTGGAATACTACAACAGATGCATTCACCTACAAGGTTGGATGGAATCGTTACGGCGAAGCGTTACTAAAAGGAAAACGTCGTCCCACGAAACGAGAAGTTTTACGAGTCCTCATGTCCATATTCGATCCACTTGGACTTCTCGCACACTTCCTAGCCTACTTAAAGTTCTTATTGCAGGACATCTGGCGATCTGGCATTAGTTGGGATGAGGAAATAGACGACGATACATTCGCAAACTGGATTACCTGGCTGAAAGTCCTTCCCGATGTTGAGAACGTGCAAATCAGTCGATGCTACAGCACCAGGTACTCGTTCGCGGAAGCCGATGAAATCCAGTTACACACCTTTGTAGATGCCGGAAGAAACGGAATGGCAGCCGTATGCTTTATTCGCTTTGTGAAGAAGGGATCAATTCACTGTTCTCTTGTCACTTCTAAAACAAGAGTAGCTCCGCTAAAGCTCACCTCGATTCCACGACTGGAGTTACAAGCCGCTGTAATAGGAACTCGGCTCGCTCGTACAATCATCGAAACGCTGGCTATGAAAGTTACTAAGAGGTTCTACTGGACAGACTCAAGGGATGTTTTGTGTTGGCTCAACTCCGATCATCGGCGATACACCCAGTTTGTCGGATTTAAAGTTACAGAAATTCTGGAGTCCACAGAGGCGTACGAGTGGCACTATGTACCCAGTAAACTAAACGTTGCTGACGATGGAACGAAACGGGACAAACTTCCTGATTTATCTTCACAGAGCAGATGGTTCAACGGACCGGACTTTCTGTGGGCGACTGAAGACAAATGGCCGCAACCAGTAACTCGAAACGAATCCACAGAAGCCGAGCTCGTGGCAAGTCTCTTAGTTCACTGCGCCTTTCCGGACCCAGTCATCTCCGTCACAGACTACTCTAGTTGGCAACGATTGCGAAATGTAGTAGCACGTGTGCTGCGGTTCACTGCAAACTGTCGctccaaaaaacaaaaagaactgTTTGCGACCCGACTTGCAGGACCGCTTGGCGAAAGAGAACTCTGCGCCGCTGAAGTATACCTTATCCGACTCGCACAGCAAGAAGGCTATCCTGAGGAAGTTTCCATCCTGCAAAATTTACCACAAAATAGCAACACGCAGATCACAGGGCTTCCGAAATCCAGTTCATTGTACAAACTTACACCTTGGTTGGACGGCCATGGCATACTGCGTATGAGAACCCGTATCGCAGCTTGTCAGTACACCACTGAAGATGCAAAGACACCCATCATCCTACCACGTAAGCATCATATTACTACCTTAATAATATCGCACTACCACAATAAATATCACCACCAAAACCACGAAACGGTGATAAACGAACTACGGCAAAAATACCAAATCAGCCGCATACGAGCATGCTTTAAGCAAGTACGCAAAGATTGCCAAAGATGTAAGATCAAAAACGCAGTACCGAACCCTCCGTTCATGGCAGATCTACCACCTGGTCGTCTAGCAGCATACCAACGTCCGTTTACTCACACAGGTATCGATTATTTTGGTCCAATCGAAGTGGTCGTCGGCAGAagggccgagaaacgctggggAATGCTAGCCACATGCTTGACAGTTCGTGCGATCCATATAGAAGTAGTGCATTCGCTAACCACTAGTTCGTGCATTATGGCAATCCGTAATTTTGTCGCTCGTCGTGGGCAACCCCGTAAATTCTACAGCGATCGTGGCACTAATTTCATTGGGGCAGATCGTGTACTGAAGAAACTCGCAGAAGTTATCGATCAAGACAAAATTATGGAGGAATTCGTTAGCTCTGATACTGAATGGGTATTTAACCCTCCGCTGGCACCTCATATGGGCGGAAGTTGGGAGCGTTTGATACGTACCGTAAAGAGCAACTTGATGGCCATCTGCATACCGAGAAAATCGTCTGACGAGGTGTTTCGTAATACCCTCACTGAAATAGAGAACGTAGTTAACTCCAGACCACTCACTCATGTGCCGATAGACCCCGATTCAGCTCCCGCTCTTACTCCGAACCATTTCCTGCTCGGTTCATCGAACGGCACAAAACCACTAATCACGAGTATCGATAGCCGCCTCTGTCTAAACCAGAACTGGTGCACTTCCCAGATACTGGCCAATCTGTTCTGGAAGCGATGGGTTAGTGATTATTTGCCGGAGATTACTCGCCGAACGAAGTGGTTTCAGCCTGTAAAACCTCTCACTACTGGAGACATAGTGGTTATCGTGGACCATAAGCTACCCCGGAACTGCTGGCCTAAGGGAAAGGTTATCTGTGCTACCCCTGGTCAAGATAACCAAGTTCGTGTTGCGACCGTGCGGACTATGACCGGAGTGTACCAACGGCCAGTCACACAGCTGGCGATTCTAGATGTTCAGCGCGTCGAAACGTAA